One segment of Halococcus salsus DNA contains the following:
- a CDS encoding AAA family ATPase — protein MTDANIDTDTSRPRTARAEPTRQLSVEEVGDLARTVIENVEDVIVGSHDAIEHIVTTMLARGHVLLEDVPGVGKTMLARAVARSFESSFSRVQFTPDLLPADVTGVNVFNQQSREFEFRPGPVFANVVLADEINRAPPKTQSALLEVMEETQVTVDGTTHQLDEPFTVIATQNSVERNRTYELPIAEVDRFMKRLRLGYPSPDAEAAMLGRVAGTHPIETLDPVASLDQLRGARATVAEITVEAPVRQYVTRLANYTREHAQLGVSPRGSLALLRAGQARAALDGREYVTPDDVQREAEVTLAHRIRPVSSTDETGREVVRTALSTVRVE, from the coding sequence ATGACGGACGCGAACATCGACACCGATACCAGCCGCCCGCGAACCGCCCGCGCCGAACCGACCCGCCAGCTCTCGGTCGAGGAGGTCGGCGACCTCGCTCGGACCGTGATCGAGAACGTCGAGGACGTGATCGTCGGGAGCCACGACGCGATCGAACACATCGTGACCACGATGCTCGCGCGCGGGCACGTCCTGCTGGAGGACGTCCCCGGAGTCGGCAAGACGATGCTCGCGCGTGCGGTCGCCCGCTCGTTCGAGTCCTCCTTCTCCCGGGTGCAGTTCACGCCCGACCTCCTGCCCGCCGACGTCACGGGAGTGAACGTCTTCAACCAGCAGTCGCGCGAGTTCGAGTTCCGGCCCGGGCCGGTGTTCGCGAACGTCGTGCTCGCCGACGAGATCAACCGTGCCCCGCCGAAGACCCAGAGCGCGCTCCTCGAAGTGATGGAGGAGACCCAGGTCACGGTCGACGGCACCACCCACCAGCTCGACGAGCCCTTCACGGTGATCGCCACGCAGAACTCCGTCGAGCGGAACCGGACCTACGAGCTCCCGATCGCCGAGGTCGACCGGTTCATGAAGCGCCTCCGGCTCGGCTACCCCTCGCCCGACGCCGAGGCCGCGATGCTCGGGCGGGTCGCCGGCACCCACCCGATCGAGACCCTCGACCCCGTCGCCAGCCTCGACCAGCTCCGCGGGGCGCGCGCCACGGTCGCTGAGATCACCGTCGAAGCCCCCGTCAGACAGTACGTCACGCGGCTGGCGAACTACACCCGCGAACACGCCCAGCTCGGGGTGAGCCCCCGCGGGTCGCTGGCGCTGTTGCGCGCCGGCCAGGCCCGGGCGGCGCTCGACGGTCGGGAGTACGTCACGCCCGACGACGTCCAGCGCGAGGCCGAGGTCACGCTCGCCCATCGGATCCGACCGGTCTCCAGCACCGACGAGACCGGTCGCGAGGTCGTTCGGACGGCGCTCTCGACGGTTCGCGTCGAATGA
- a CDS encoding DUF5797 family protein, producing MALSDEATERLADVVALQPTKNSELEDRWDMDSGSEVHQYLEAELKEYYYRDENSLIRATADAAELVGAEPDDDGPRTVRVPALEVSVFDVVAGQDDDPESVVSVLHKLRETHDLDPEPDDVRSALRGLERRGVVEVVQRTVPVFRLAVERDSVVVESIDED from the coding sequence ATGGCCCTCTCCGACGAGGCGACCGAGCGCCTCGCAGACGTGGTCGCCCTCCAACCGACCAAGAACAGCGAACTCGAGGACCGATGGGACATGGACAGCGGCAGCGAGGTCCACCAGTACCTCGAAGCCGAACTCAAGGAGTACTACTACCGCGACGAGAACAGCCTGATCCGCGCGACCGCCGACGCCGCCGAACTCGTCGGGGCCGAACCCGACGACGACGGCCCGCGGACCGTCCGCGTGCCCGCACTCGAAGTCTCGGTGTTCGACGTCGTCGCCGGTCAGGACGACGACCCCGAGAGCGTGGTCTCCGTGCTCCACAAACTCCGCGAGACCCACGACCTCGACCCCGAGCCCGACGACGTCCGGTCGGCGCTCCGCGGGCTCGAACGCCGCGGCGTGGTCGAGGTCGTTCAACGAACCGTCCCGGTCTTCCGGCTCGCGGTCGAGCGCGATTCGGTGGTCGTCGAGTCGATCGACGAGGACTAA
- a CDS encoding DUF5787 family protein produces MNVDSEFVFELGVCAWAERNWPPEGTLPPGTTAIVARQLGTKYRRWDTVVVEANTRKLAERARFGTKRLDSDLLGVVRNAPAEWAWYRECLPEPDYPWRYVREAVHRAAGRGIVETRRRNNRIELRRKWAYPDWVERVVAIENKPDLTASAARALAGQIERDVALGLCDEVWVATARTDDAVEPVLLRDFPVEAGVLVVDTDGESGTDAEVVWHPRTLAAREPGTRITERATSGNAAEFEYASREWKAEKRLGIAERAYERGWRSYVDTMRPDCRHFELRVENGTTLPWCAAKGYHQSATECAWSCGSFEPEPPAWRSRGWPIEGGPGKAIKRLLADQRERNRPDLD; encoded by the coding sequence GTGAACGTCGACAGCGAGTTCGTCTTCGAACTCGGGGTGTGCGCGTGGGCCGAGCGCAACTGGCCGCCCGAGGGGACGCTGCCGCCCGGCACCACCGCCATCGTCGCGCGCCAGCTCGGGACGAAGTACCGGCGGTGGGACACGGTGGTCGTGGAGGCGAACACCCGAAAGCTCGCCGAGCGGGCGCGGTTCGGCACGAAGCGGCTCGATAGCGACCTGCTCGGTGTGGTTCGAAACGCGCCGGCCGAGTGGGCGTGGTACCGGGAGTGCCTCCCCGAGCCCGACTATCCTTGGAGATACGTCCGGGAGGCGGTCCACCGCGCGGCGGGCCGTGGGATCGTCGAAACCCGCCGCCGGAACAACCGGATCGAGCTCCGTCGGAAGTGGGCCTACCCCGACTGGGTCGAGCGGGTGGTCGCGATCGAGAACAAACCCGACCTCACCGCGAGCGCCGCCCGCGCCCTCGCCGGCCAGATCGAACGCGACGTCGCGCTCGGGCTCTGTGACGAGGTCTGGGTCGCCACCGCCCGCACCGACGACGCCGTCGAACCCGTTCTCCTCCGGGACTTCCCGGTCGAGGCGGGCGTGCTGGTGGTCGACACCGATGGAGAGAGCGGAACGGACGCCGAGGTCGTCTGGCACCCGCGAACCCTCGCGGCCCGCGAACCCGGAACCCGGATCACCGAGCGCGCGACGAGCGGGAACGCCGCCGAGTTCGAGTACGCGAGCCGGGAGTGGAAGGCCGAGAAACGCCTCGGGATAGCCGAGCGCGCCTACGAACGCGGCTGGCGGTCGTACGTCGACACGATGCGACCCGACTGCCGGCACTTCGAGCTCCGTGTTGAGAACGGAACCACCCTCCCCTGGTGTGCGGCGAAGGGATACCACCAGAGCGCCACCGAGTGCGCGTGGTCGTGCGGGTCGTTCGAACCCGAGCCGCCCGCCTGGCGCTCGCGGGGCTGGCCGATCGAGGGCGGGCCGGGAAAGGCCATCAAGCGGCTGCTCGCCGACCAGCGCGAACGCAATCGACCCGATCTCGATTAG
- a CDS encoding alpha/beta hydrolase translates to MQADEIHPQAKAAVERQDRFSLPHSRRATTVLRFVSRVTMRIQNRHNPRVGTVTDLTIPGPAGDLDARLYRPDADGPFPTVVFFHGGGFVFGDITTHDWLCRHLVRESGCAVLSVDYRLAPEHPFPAAVEDAYAATEWAAANPEALDGTGDLAVAGDSAGGNLAAVVALLAADRDGPEIDHQTLLYPGVGFADDHPSMRDHAGIVLSEADMAWFNECYFVNDIHMRNPYADPINAADLSGVAPATVVTAGFDPLRDGGRAYAEKLVHDGVSTRYENYPDMVHGFMTMREVDRAREAIAAVADDLAGALTGN, encoded by the coding sequence ATGCAGGCCGACGAGATCCACCCTCAGGCGAAGGCGGCGGTCGAACGGCAGGACCGATTCTCGCTTCCGCACAGTCGCCGTGCGACGACGGTCCTCCGCTTCGTCTCGCGCGTGACGATGCGGATTCAGAACCGGCACAACCCGCGCGTCGGGACGGTCACGGACCTCACGATCCCCGGTCCCGCGGGCGACCTCGACGCCCGCCTCTACCGACCGGACGCGGACGGTCCGTTCCCCACGGTCGTCTTCTTCCACGGCGGCGGGTTCGTCTTCGGCGACATCACCACCCACGACTGGCTCTGTCGCCACCTGGTTCGCGAGAGCGGCTGTGCCGTCCTCTCGGTCGACTACCGGCTCGCGCCCGAACACCCCTTCCCGGCGGCGGTCGAGGACGCCTACGCCGCGACGGAGTGGGCGGCCGCGAACCCCGAGGCGCTCGACGGCACCGGCGACCTCGCGGTGGCGGGCGATTCGGCCGGCGGGAACCTCGCGGCCGTCGTCGCCCTCCTCGCCGCCGACCGTGACGGCCCCGAGATCGACCATCAGACCCTCCTCTACCCCGGCGTCGGGTTCGCCGACGACCATCCCTCGATGCGGGACCACGCCGGCATCGTGCTCTCAGAGGCAGACATGGCGTGGTTCAACGAGTGTTACTTCGTGAACGACATCCACATGCGGAACCCCTATGCCGACCCGATCAACGCCGCCGACCTCTCCGGGGTCGCGCCCGCGACGGTCGTCACCGCGGGCTTCGACCCGCTTCGGGATGGCGGGCGGGCCTACGCCGAGAAACTCGTTCACGACGGGGTCTCGACACGCTACGAGAACTATCCGGACATGGTCCACGGCTTCATGACGATGCGCGAGGTCGACCGGGCTCGCGAGGCCATCGCCGCCGTCGCCGACGACCTCGCGGGCGCGCTCACCGGGAACTGA
- a CDS encoding bis(5'-nucleosyl)-tetraphosphatase, which produces MAVEATSAGAILFRDTRGRREYLLLKSRPGDWEFPKGGVEGDEELQQTAIREVTEESGIQDFRLIDGFRREYDYVFQAGGDTIHKTVHLFVAESNEASAELSNEHHDHQWRDYEQAVNTITQDGPRDIFVEAHDFLNEKGY; this is translated from the coding sequence ATGGCAGTCGAAGCGACGAGTGCGGGGGCTATCCTCTTTCGCGATACGAGGGGCCGCCGCGAGTACCTCCTCCTGAAGAGCCGTCCCGGGGACTGGGAGTTCCCCAAAGGCGGCGTCGAGGGGGACGAGGAACTCCAGCAGACGGCGATTCGAGAGGTAACGGAGGAATCCGGGATTCAGGATTTCAGATTGATCGACGGGTTTCGGCGCGAGTACGACTACGTCTTCCAGGCCGGTGGCGACACCATCCACAAGACCGTCCACCTGTTCGTCGCGGAGTCGAACGAGGCCAGTGCCGAGCTCTCGAACGAACACCACGACCACCAGTGGCGCGACTACGAACAGGCGGTGAACACCATCACCCAGGACGGCCCGCGCGACATCTTCGTCGAGGCCCACGACTTCCTCAACGAGAAGGGCTACTGA
- a CDS encoding uS10/mL48 family ribosomal protein, translating to MPFVTTLELTSGDRGALDRVVEDIKESASRKGVEFGGPHPGQPHEQHAPQSKRLSATGDRFADWTYTVYSRTIEIVGHDEFARSVAGGAFPAGVHVEVEIDQVRQAGH from the coding sequence ATGCCTTTCGTCACGACACTCGAACTCACGAGCGGCGACCGGGGCGCGCTCGACCGCGTTGTCGAGGACATCAAGGAGAGCGCCTCGCGGAAGGGCGTCGAGTTCGGCGGCCCGCACCCGGGCCAGCCCCACGAACAACACGCCCCGCAGTCCAAACGCCTCTCGGCGACCGGCGACCGGTTCGCCGACTGGACCTACACCGTCTACTCGCGCACCATCGAGATCGTAGGCCACGACGAGTTCGCCCGGAGCGTCGCCGGCGGGGCGTTCCCTGCGGGCGTCCACGTCGAGGTCGAGATCGACCAGGTCCGACAGGCCGGTCACTGA
- a CDS encoding amidohydrolase produces the protein MQRTRHDRLVDLRRDLHRHPEPAWREFYTTSRIVEECERIGVDDLLVGPAILADGERTAVPDDEELATWYERARAAGAREDVLGKLEGGYTGAIAVLERGEGPTVALRVDIDGLLREESDSEAHVPAKEGFRSETGAMHACGHDSHATIGIGVLEAVAESDFQGTFKVVFQPGEEMVAGAKPIAESGHLDDVDYLLATHIGLDHPTGEVVAGIDDFLAVHHFRADFSGEPAHAGADPQEGKNAVQAMAAAIQNLYAIPRHDDGPTRINAGMVGGGSATNIIPEAAFIEGEVRGQTTALMEYMRERAEQVVESAAEMHGCSVDLSTVGGAPSATSDAELVEIVHEVSTEVEGVDTPTERDGLGGSEDATYLMHRVQERGGHAAYVCIGTDHPGGHHTATFDVDERSIDIGVDVLTESVLRIAQETP, from the coding sequence ATGCAACGGACCCGCCACGACCGACTCGTCGACCTCCGCCGCGACCTCCACCGTCACCCCGAACCCGCCTGGCGCGAGTTCTACACCACCAGCCGGATCGTCGAGGAGTGCGAACGCATCGGCGTCGACGACCTCCTCGTCGGACCCGCGATCCTCGCCGACGGCGAACGCACCGCCGTCCCGGACGACGAGGAACTCGCGACGTGGTACGAGCGGGCCCGCGCCGCCGGCGCGCGTGAGGACGTCCTCGGAAAATTGGAGGGGGGCTACACCGGCGCGATAGCGGTCCTCGAACGCGGCGAGGGTCCGACCGTCGCGCTCCGGGTCGACATCGACGGCCTGCTCCGCGAGGAATCGGATTCCGAGGCGCACGTCCCCGCGAAGGAGGGCTTTCGCTCGGAGACCGGCGCGATGCACGCCTGCGGCCACGACTCACACGCAACCATAGGCATCGGCGTGCTCGAAGCGGTTGCCGAGAGCGACTTCCAGGGGACGTTCAAGGTCGTCTTCCAGCCCGGCGAGGAGATGGTCGCGGGCGCGAAGCCGATCGCCGAGAGCGGCCACCTCGACGACGTGGACTATCTTTTAGCTACCCACATCGGCCTCGATCATCCCACCGGCGAGGTCGTCGCGGGCATCGACGACTTCCTCGCGGTGCACCACTTCCGAGCCGACTTCTCGGGCGAACCCGCCCACGCCGGGGCCGACCCCCAGGAGGGGAAGAACGCCGTCCAGGCGATGGCGGCGGCGATCCAGAACCTCTACGCCATCCCGCGTCACGACGACGGCCCGACCCGGATCAACGCCGGGATGGTCGGCGGCGGGAGCGCGACCAACATCATCCCCGAGGCGGCGTTCATCGAGGGCGAAGTCCGGGGTCAGACGACGGCGCTCATGGAGTACATGCGCGAACGCGCCGAGCAGGTGGTCGAGTCCGCCGCCGAGATGCACGGCTGCTCGGTCGACCTCTCGACGGTGGGCGGCGCGCCGAGCGCGACCAGCGACGCCGAACTCGTCGAGATCGTTCACGAGGTGTCGACCGAAGTGGAGGGGGTCGACACCCCCACCGAACGCGACGGCCTCGGCGGGAGCGAGGACGCGACCTACCTGATGCACCGGGTTCAGGAGCGCGGCGGGCACGCGGCCTACGTCTGCATCGGCACCGACCACCCCGGCGGCCACCACACCGCGACCTTCGACGTCGACGAACGCTCGATCGACATCGGCGTCGACGTGCTGACCGAATCGGTGCTCCGGATCGCCCAGGAGACGCCGTAG
- a CDS encoding ZIP family metal transporter produces MRINESSSFVNSGRPPWVGVGATAAFVVLSGLGAVAGLWKVLVIGWVAFVAMAGAAVVARVTVADPHPRRVVWSYGLASGAMVTSAAVFLVPQAVGYDPQVGGFGVAAGLLAGYAGHVIGHRFSHRDLPIETTTAQLTAHALTAGLVIGAVYSLLPDLGLLLGLGIVSHKGPAGYAAARRLRTKGRSVGSLLLPAAGVGITATAVGLLDPSTSMVANAAVFGFAAGIFLHIAMDFLPECEVGSEVAALVGKGEDDHALLDRLRIHGVASTAVGAGAVFLAWLVVG; encoded by the coding sequence ATGCGTATTAACGAATCTTCGTCTTTTGTTAATTCCGGGAGGCCGCCGTGGGTCGGAGTCGGGGCGACGGCCGCGTTCGTCGTGTTGAGCGGGCTCGGGGCGGTCGCGGGGCTGTGGAAGGTGCTCGTGATCGGCTGGGTCGCCTTCGTCGCGATGGCGGGTGCGGCAGTCGTGGCACGGGTTACGGTCGCCGACCCGCATCCCCGTCGGGTGGTCTGGAGCTACGGGCTCGCGAGCGGCGCGATGGTGACGAGCGCCGCGGTGTTTCTGGTTCCACAGGCGGTCGGCTACGACCCGCAGGTCGGCGGGTTCGGGGTGGCGGCGGGGCTGCTGGCGGGCTACGCCGGCCACGTCATCGGCCACCGGTTCAGCCACCGCGACCTCCCGATCGAGACCACGACCGCCCAGCTCACCGCACACGCGCTCACGGCGGGGCTCGTCATCGGCGCGGTCTACTCGCTGCTCCCCGACCTCGGGTTGCTCCTGGGACTCGGGATCGTCTCGCACAAGGGGCCCGCGGGCTACGCCGCCGCACGCCGGCTTCGGACGAAGGGCCGCTCGGTCGGTTCGCTGTTGCTCCCGGCGGCGGGGGTCGGGATCACGGCCACCGCCGTCGGCCTCCTCGACCCGTCCACCTCGATGGTGGCGAACGCCGCGGTGTTCGGGTTCGCCGCCGGTATCTTCCTCCACATCGCGATGGACTTCCTGCCCGAGTGCGAGGTCGGCAGCGAGGTCGCGGCCCTCGTCGGCAAGGGCGAGGACGACCACGCGCTGCTCGACCGCCTCCGGATCCACGGCGTCGCGAGCACCGCGGTCGGGGCGGGCGCGGTCTTCCTCGCGTGGCTCGTCGTTGGCTGA